Proteins encoded in a region of the Streptomyces sp. PCS3-D2 genome:
- a CDS encoding amidohydrolase family protein — MELPRIISVDDHVIEPAHLFDVWLPAKYRDRGPKALTAGIGELQYTGGKYVISMDPDGPPTDWWIYEDLKFPYKRNIAAVGFDRDDMTLEGITREEMRQGCWDPKARLADMDLNHVEASLCFPTFPRFCGQTFAEAHDKEVALACVRAYNDWMVEEWCGDSGGRLIPLCIVPLWDIDLAVAEVRRNAARGVRAVTFSEIPTYLGLPSIHSGYWDPFFAACQETGTVVNMHIGSSSQMPAASPDAPPAVQASLSFNNAMASMMDFLFSGVLVTFPRLKLAYSEGQMGWIPYALERADDVWREHRAWGGVRDLIPEPPSTYYYRQMFCCFFRDKHGIASLDVVGRDNATFETDYPHVDSTFPHTKEVALDHVRGLDEETVYKLMRGNAIRMLDLDLDRGADRNLDRSRNTGGNTVR, encoded by the coding sequence ATGGAACTTCCTCGGATCATCAGCGTCGACGACCACGTGATCGAGCCCGCGCACCTGTTCGACGTCTGGCTGCCCGCGAAGTACCGTGACCGCGGCCCCAAGGCGCTCACGGCCGGCATCGGCGAGCTCCAGTACACGGGCGGCAAGTACGTGATCTCCATGGACCCGGACGGCCCGCCGACCGACTGGTGGATCTACGAGGACCTGAAGTTCCCGTACAAGCGCAACATCGCCGCCGTCGGCTTCGACCGCGACGACATGACCCTGGAGGGGATCACCCGTGAGGAGATGCGCCAGGGGTGCTGGGACCCCAAGGCGCGCCTCGCCGACATGGACCTCAACCACGTCGAGGCCTCCCTGTGCTTCCCGACCTTCCCGCGCTTCTGCGGGCAGACCTTCGCCGAGGCGCACGACAAGGAGGTGGCCCTCGCCTGCGTGCGCGCCTACAACGACTGGATGGTCGAGGAGTGGTGCGGCGACAGCGGCGGCCGGCTGATCCCGCTGTGCATCGTCCCGCTGTGGGACATCGACCTGGCGGTGGCCGAGGTCCGGCGCAACGCCGCCCGCGGGGTGCGCGCCGTGACCTTCTCCGAGATACCGACCTACCTGGGGCTTCCGTCGATCCACTCCGGCTACTGGGACCCCTTCTTCGCGGCCTGCCAGGAGACCGGGACGGTGGTCAACATGCACATCGGGTCCAGTTCGCAGATGCCCGCCGCCTCCCCGGACGCGCCGCCCGCCGTCCAGGCCTCGCTCAGCTTCAACAACGCGATGGCCTCGATGATGGACTTCCTCTTCAGCGGCGTGCTGGTGACGTTCCCGAGGCTCAAGCTGGCCTACAGCGAGGGGCAGATGGGTTGGATCCCGTACGCCCTGGAACGTGCGGACGACGTGTGGCGGGAGCACCGGGCGTGGGGCGGGGTGCGCGACCTGATTCCCGAGCCGCCGTCGACGTACTACTACCGGCAGATGTTCTGCTGCTTCTTCCGCGACAAGCACGGCATCGCCTCGCTCGACGTCGTCGGCCGCGACAACGCGACCTTCGAGACCGACTACCCGCACGTCGACTCGACCTTCCCGCACACCAAGGAGGTCGCCCTGGACCACGTGCGGGGGCTGGACGAGGAGACCGTCTACAAGCTGATGCGCGGCAACGCCATCCGCATGCTCGACCTCGACCTGGACCGCGGCGCGGACCGCAACCTCGACCGCAGTCGGAACACGGGCGGGAACACGGTCCGCTGA
- a CDS encoding acyl-CoA dehydrogenase family protein, with the protein MDLTYTDEEQDFRARLRAWLLKALPELPARPSPDDWPGRRAYDLGWQRRLYEAGYAGLHWPVDAGGRGATPTQHLIFLEETERAGAPYVGANFVGLLHAGPTVAAEGTAEQRARWLPPVLRGEEVWCQGFSEPDAGSDLAALRTRAVRDGDDYVISGSKIWTSHAEVADWCELLVRTDPGAPKHRGISWLAMPMDAPGVTVRPLRTLAGSTEFAEVFLDEVRVPVANRVGAENDGWRVTMVTLSFERGTAFVGEVVACRRTLRELARTAKANGRWDDPVLRRRLGRLHGEFGALWRLTQWNVSESERSGGVPGVGGSVFKLAYSHARQDLYDVAAEVLGASALSLDEEWVQGRLSGLSYTIAAGTSQIQRNIVAERILGLPKGR; encoded by the coding sequence ATGGACCTGACCTACACCGACGAGGAGCAGGACTTCCGGGCGCGTCTGCGCGCGTGGCTCCTCAAGGCCCTGCCCGAGCTGCCCGCCAGGCCGTCCCCCGACGACTGGCCCGGCCGGCGCGCCTACGACCTGGGCTGGCAGCGCAGGCTGTACGAGGCCGGGTACGCCGGACTGCACTGGCCGGTGGACGCGGGCGGCCGCGGCGCCACCCCGACCCAGCACCTGATCTTCCTGGAGGAGACGGAGCGGGCCGGGGCCCCGTATGTGGGCGCGAACTTCGTCGGTCTGCTGCACGCCGGCCCGACGGTCGCCGCAGAGGGGACGGCGGAGCAGCGGGCGCGCTGGCTGCCGCCCGTCCTGCGCGGCGAGGAGGTGTGGTGCCAGGGCTTCAGCGAGCCGGACGCGGGCTCCGACCTGGCCGCCCTGCGCACGCGCGCGGTCCGCGACGGTGACGACTACGTGATCAGCGGCTCGAAGATCTGGACCTCGCACGCGGAGGTCGCCGACTGGTGCGAGCTGCTCGTGCGCACGGATCCCGGGGCGCCCAAGCACCGGGGGATCTCCTGGCTGGCCATGCCGATGGACGCGCCGGGGGTGACGGTACGGCCGTTGCGCACGCTCGCCGGATCCACCGAGTTCGCCGAGGTCTTCCTCGACGAGGTGCGCGTCCCGGTGGCCAACCGGGTGGGCGCGGAGAACGACGGCTGGCGGGTCACCATGGTCACGCTGTCCTTCGAGCGGGGCACCGCATTCGTCGGCGAGGTCGTCGCGTGCCGCCGGACCCTGCGCGAACTGGCCCGGACGGCGAAGGCGAACGGTCGTTGGGACGACCCGGTGCTGCGGCGCCGACTGGGCCGGCTGCACGGCGAGTTCGGCGCGCTGTGGCGGCTGACCCAGTGGAACGTCAGCGAGTCGGAGCGCTCCGGCGGGGTGCCGGGCGTTGGAGGGTCGGTCTTCAAGCTCGCCTACTCGCACGCCCGCCAGGATCTGTACGACGTGGCGGCCGAGGTGCTGGGGGCTTCGGCGCTGTCCCTGGACGAGGAGTGGGTGCAGGGCCGGCTCTCCGGCCTCTCGTACACGATCGCGGCGGGCACCTCGCAGATCCAGCGGAACATCGTCGCCGAGCGGATCCTCGGCCTCCCGAAGGGCCGGTGA
- a CDS encoding acyl-CoA dehydrogenase family protein: MDFQPTQDQRDLRSGVRALLEGRYGRRELRAAVEAGAAVDRGLWRELGEAGLFALRLAESEGGVGLALPEAVIAFEEAGRALVPGPLVATHLAAGVVPGAAAGTAVVTAFDLGGDLVAYLGEADAVLGAAALPEGEPVRAVDPLTPLHRVVRPDGVHLDAYVPQGALLTAALQVGSALRTLELAVRYAGEREQFGQPVGAFQAVKHLCAQMLVRAEVARTAVYAAAVTGDRGEAAGAKLLADGAAVRNARDCLQVHGGMGFTWEADVHLHLKRAWVRAEQWRTAAEAEELLAEELLDSAG; encoded by the coding sequence GTGGACTTCCAGCCGACGCAGGACCAGAGGGACCTGAGGTCGGGCGTACGAGCCCTGCTGGAGGGCCGGTACGGCCGCCGGGAGCTGCGGGCGGCGGTGGAGGCGGGCGCGGCCGTGGACCGCGGGCTGTGGCGCGAGCTGGGGGAGGCGGGCCTCTTCGCGCTGCGGCTGGCGGAGTCCGAGGGCGGAGTGGGGCTGGCGCTGCCGGAGGCGGTGATCGCCTTCGAGGAGGCCGGGCGGGCCCTGGTGCCGGGGCCGCTGGTGGCGACGCACTTGGCGGCCGGGGTGGTGCCGGGGGCCGCGGCGGGAACGGCCGTGGTGACCGCGTTCGACCTGGGCGGGGACCTGGTGGCGTACCTGGGCGAGGCGGACGCGGTGCTGGGGGCGGCCGCGCTCCCGGAGGGTGAGCCGGTGCGGGCGGTGGACCCGCTGACGCCGTTGCACCGGGTGGTGCGACCGGACGGCGTCCACCTGGACGCGTACGTGCCGCAGGGGGCGCTGCTGACGGCCGCGCTCCAGGTCGGGAGCGCGCTGCGGACGCTGGAGCTGGCAGTGCGGTACGCGGGGGAGCGCGAGCAGTTCGGGCAGCCCGTCGGGGCGTTCCAGGCGGTCAAGCACCTGTGCGCGCAGATGCTGGTGCGGGCGGAGGTGGCCCGTACGGCGGTGTACGCGGCGGCCGTGACCGGGGACCGGGGGGAGGCGGCGGGCGCGAAGCTGCTCGCGGACGGGGCGGCCGTGCGCAACGCACGGGACTGTCTGCAGGTGCACGGGGGGATGGGCTTCACCTGGGAGGCGGACGTGCACCTGCATCTGAAGCGGGCCTGGGTGCGGGCCGAGCAGTGGCGGACGGCGGCGGAGGCGGAGGAGCTGCTGGCGGAGGAGCTGCTGGATTCGGCGGGCTGA
- a CDS encoding ATP-binding protein has protein sequence MQVLQVQLEVGVDPAEVGRARRWARSRLAGSGIGDDEPLAETLILLISELVTNAVVHTGCPAVLRMLFGGPGVRVEVADASDRAPARRQACGEDTGGRGLELVDGLADRWGWQREGAGKRIWCEVDRCHKEEADAATSSASDEASCRPAEVHTPGREPRVYL, from the coding sequence GTGCAGGTGCTTCAGGTTCAGCTGGAAGTAGGTGTGGATCCGGCCGAAGTCGGCCGGGCCCGACGGTGGGCGCGGTCCCGGCTCGCGGGGTCGGGCATAGGGGATGACGAACCGCTCGCCGAGACGCTGATCCTGCTGATCTCCGAGCTGGTCACGAACGCCGTCGTGCACACGGGCTGTCCGGCCGTGCTGCGCATGCTGTTCGGGGGGCCGGGGGTGCGGGTCGAGGTGGCCGACGCCAGCGACCGGGCGCCGGCCCGCCGGCAGGCATGCGGCGAGGACACGGGCGGGCGCGGCCTGGAGCTGGTGGACGGACTCGCGGACCGGTGGGGTTGGCAACGCGAGGGTGCCGGCAAGCGGATCTGGTGCGAGGTCGACCGCTGCCACAAGGAGGAGGCGGACGCCGCGACGAGCAGTGCGTCGGACGAAGCCTCCTGCCGCCCTGCCGAAGTTCACACTCCGGGGCGGGAACCGCGCGTGTACCTCTAA
- a CDS encoding cyclase family protein, which yields MTLPAEFHDIAKRVNNWGRWGADDETGTLNLITGDVVRRAAAEIRSGLRIPLALPLKEDGVQVGMIPGRINPLHTMVQINQELFGPGTVACSDDAVSMGLQAGTHWDALTHVSHSGRIYNGRLAGTITAHGRAEFSGIDKAAPIVSRGVLLDVARAKGLDRLPGGHAVTPADLAEAEEFGRVAVRPGDIVLVRTGQIQVYLAGDKHGYGFPSPGLSVRTPEWFHARDVAAVANDTLTFEIFPPEIENLWLPVHALDLVEMGMHQGQNWNLEGLSTACAEEGRYAFLLSAMAEPFVGGTGTPVAPVAVL from the coding sequence ATGACCCTGCCCGCCGAGTTCCACGACATCGCCAAGCGCGTCAACAACTGGGGTCGCTGGGGCGCCGACGACGAGACCGGCACCCTGAACCTGATCACCGGCGACGTCGTGCGGCGCGCGGCCGCGGAGATCCGCAGCGGCCTCCGCATCCCCCTCGCACTGCCCCTGAAGGAGGACGGGGTCCAGGTCGGCATGATCCCCGGTCGGATCAACCCGCTGCACACCATGGTGCAGATCAACCAGGAGCTCTTCGGACCGGGCACGGTGGCGTGCAGCGACGACGCCGTCAGCATGGGCCTCCAGGCGGGCACCCACTGGGACGCCCTCACCCACGTCTCGCACTCGGGCCGGATCTACAACGGCCGCCTGGCGGGCACCATCACGGCGCACGGGCGGGCCGAGTTCAGCGGCATCGACAAGGCCGCCCCCATCGTCTCGCGCGGGGTGCTCCTGGACGTGGCCCGCGCCAAGGGCCTCGACCGGCTGCCGGGCGGCCACGCGGTGACCCCGGCGGACCTGGCGGAGGCCGAGGAGTTCGGCCGGGTCGCCGTCCGCCCCGGCGACATCGTCCTGGTGCGCACCGGCCAGATCCAGGTCTACCTGGCGGGCGACAAGCACGGCTACGGCTTCCCGTCCCCCGGGCTGTCCGTCCGCACACCCGAGTGGTTCCACGCGCGGGACGTGGCGGCCGTCGCGAACGACACCCTGACCTTCGAGATCTTCCCGCCGGAGATCGAGAATCTGTGGCTGCCGGTCCACGCCCTGGACCTGGTGGAGATGGGCATGCACCAGGGCCAGAACTGGAACCTGGAGGGGTTGTCCACGGCCTGTGCGGAAGAAGGCCGGTACGCCTTCCTCCTGTCCGCCATGGCGGAGCCGTTCGTCGGCGGCACCGGCACCCCGGTGGCCCCGGTGGCCGTCCTCTGA
- a CDS encoding SDR family oxidoreductase, protein MGKFLAGRVVAVTGAGRGIGRAVALAAAAEGAKVVVNDYGVGIEGVEPTSEIADGVVKEILAAGGEAVAVADDISTMAGGQRVVDTALARYGRLDGVACVAGILRERMLFNMSEEEWDPVLATHLKGTFTVFRAASAVMRRQGSGTLIGFTSGNHQGSVAQANYSAAKGGIISLVRSAALGLAKYGVTANAVAPVARTRMSANVPMELKEIGEPEDVAALVTYLLSDKAVAIGGERITGQVYTIAGPKIAVWAQPRELRAGYAEGSWTPEKIADFLPGTVGTDPMPMLAQLDAMAKAASAKDRPNA, encoded by the coding sequence GTGGGGAAGTTCTTGGCAGGCAGGGTCGTCGCCGTCACCGGCGCCGGCCGGGGCATCGGGCGGGCCGTGGCACTCGCCGCGGCCGCCGAGGGCGCCAAGGTCGTCGTCAACGACTACGGCGTCGGCATCGAGGGCGTAGAGCCCACCAGCGAGATAGCCGACGGCGTCGTCAAGGAGATCCTCGCCGCCGGCGGGGAGGCCGTCGCGGTCGCCGACGACATCTCGACCATGGCGGGCGGCCAGCGCGTCGTCGACACCGCTCTCGCGCGGTACGGGCGCCTCGACGGGGTCGCCTGCGTCGCCGGCATCCTGCGCGAACGGATGCTGTTCAACATGAGCGAGGAGGAGTGGGACCCGGTTCTCGCCACCCACCTCAAGGGCACCTTCACCGTCTTCCGCGCCGCCTCCGCCGTCATGCGCCGCCAGGGATCGGGCACCCTGATCGGCTTCACCAGCGGCAACCACCAGGGCTCGGTCGCCCAGGCCAACTACAGCGCCGCCAAGGGCGGGATCATCTCCCTCGTCCGCTCCGCGGCCCTGGGCCTGGCCAAGTACGGGGTCACCGCCAACGCGGTCGCGCCCGTCGCCCGCACCCGCATGTCCGCGAACGTCCCCATGGAGCTCAAGGAGATCGGCGAGCCCGAGGACGTCGCGGCGCTGGTCACCTACCTGCTCTCCGACAAGGCCGTCGCCATCGGCGGTGAGCGGATCACCGGGCAGGTCTACACGATCGCCGGCCCGAAGATCGCCGTCTGGGCGCAGCCGCGCGAGCTGCGCGCCGGATACGCCGAAGGCTCCTGGACCCCGGAGAAGATCGCTGACTTCCTGCCCGGGACGGTCGGCACGGACCCCATGCCGATGCTGGCGCAGCTCGACGCCATGGCCAAAGCGGCATCCGCCAAGGACCGTCCCAACGCCTGA
- a CDS encoding acyl-CoA dehydrogenase family protein, giving the protein MDFGFGTEDEELRGRARAWLAEHLVGPYAHAVGLGGPGSEHEGVEARRAWERELGRGGWIGQGWEAPEGTYGQRRLSLTGQVVWAEEYAALRAPGRVGHIGENLLAPTLIAHGSREQQRRFLPAIARGEELWCQGYSEPGAGSDLAGIRTAAVRDPADGLYRVTGQKIWTSLAREADWCFVLARTEPGSKRHRGLSFLLVRMDQPGRVEVRPIRQMSGTAEFNEVFFDGAVAAETVGGEGDGWTVAMSLLALERGVSTLVQQIGFAAELERVLGRYAASGTADPVVRDRLVRQWAELRTMRWNALRTLGAQGGPGAPSVAKLLWGGWHRRLGELAVEVRGAAAAAGPGSWEPELPYELGLDEEQRLFLFTRADTIYGGSDEIQRNIIAERVLGLPKESR; this is encoded by the coding sequence ATGGATTTCGGCTTCGGGACCGAGGACGAGGAACTGCGCGGACGGGCCCGCGCGTGGCTGGCCGAGCACCTCGTGGGCCCGTACGCGCACGCCGTCGGCCTCGGCGGGCCGGGCAGCGAGCACGAGGGCGTGGAGGCCCGGCGCGCCTGGGAGCGGGAGCTCGGCCGCGGCGGCTGGATCGGGCAGGGTTGGGAGGCTCCGGAAGGGACGTACGGGCAGCGGCGGCTCTCACTGACCGGGCAGGTGGTGTGGGCCGAGGAGTACGCGGCGCTGCGCGCCCCCGGCCGGGTCGGCCACATCGGCGAGAACCTCCTCGCGCCCACCCTGATCGCCCACGGCAGCCGGGAGCAGCAGCGCCGCTTCCTGCCCGCCATCGCGCGCGGCGAGGAGCTGTGGTGCCAGGGCTACAGCGAGCCGGGCGCAGGCTCCGACCTGGCGGGCATCCGCACCGCGGCCGTCCGCGACCCGGCCGACGGGCTCTACCGCGTCACCGGGCAGAAGATCTGGACCTCCCTGGCCCGGGAGGCCGACTGGTGCTTCGTCCTCGCCCGCACCGAGCCCGGGTCGAAGCGTCACCGCGGGCTGTCCTTCCTGCTCGTACGGATGGACCAGCCCGGCCGCGTGGAGGTACGGCCGATCCGGCAGATGTCGGGGACCGCGGAGTTCAACGAGGTGTTCTTCGACGGGGCGGTGGCTGCGGAGACCGTCGGCGGGGAGGGCGACGGCTGGACCGTGGCCATGAGCCTGCTCGCCCTGGAACGGGGGGTGTCCACGCTGGTTCAGCAGATCGGCTTCGCGGCCGAGCTGGAACGGGTCCTCGGCCGGTACGCCGCCTCGGGCACGGCCGACCCGGTGGTCCGCGACCGCCTCGTACGGCAGTGGGCCGAGCTGCGCACCATGCGCTGGAACGCGCTGCGGACCCTGGGCGCGCAGGGCGGTCCGGGCGCGCCCAGCGTGGCCAAGCTGCTGTGGGGCGGCTGGCACCGGCGGCTCGGGGAGCTGGCGGTGGAGGTCCGGGGGGCGGCGGCCGCGGCCGGGCCGGGCAGCTGGGAGCCGGAGCTCCCGTACGAGCTCGGACTCGACGAGGAGCAGCGCCTGTTCCTGTTCACCCGCGCCGACACGATCTACGGCGGTTCGGACGAGATCCAGCGCAACATCATCGCCGAGCGCGTGCTCGGCCTGCCGAAGGAGTCCAGGTGA
- a CDS encoding Zn-dependent alcohol dehydrogenase translates to MRGVVFDGKQARVVDDLEVRDPGPGEVLVAIGAAGLCHSDLSVMDGTIPFPPPVVLGHEGAGVVEAVGEGVTHVAPGDHVSLSTLANCGACADCDRGRPTMCRKAIGAPGQPFSRGGTPLFQFASNSAFAERTIVRAVQAVKIPADIPLTSAALIGCGVLTGVGAVLNRARVDHGETVVVIGTGGIGLNVLQGARIAGATTIVAVDANPAKEAVARKFGATHFVDASAVADSSAAVREILPTGADHAFECVGNVTLIRQAVDLLDRHGQAVLLGVPGFTEEASFRVSSMYLDKTIMGCRYGSSRPQRDIALYAELYRQGRLLLDELVTEVYPVEDFAKAVDDAHHGRVARGVLTF, encoded by the coding sequence GTGAGAGGCGTCGTGTTCGACGGCAAGCAGGCCCGGGTGGTCGACGACCTGGAGGTCCGGGATCCGGGGCCGGGGGAGGTGCTCGTCGCGATCGGCGCGGCCGGGCTGTGCCACAGCGACCTGTCGGTGATGGACGGGACGATCCCGTTCCCGCCGCCGGTGGTGCTCGGGCACGAGGGCGCCGGGGTCGTGGAGGCCGTCGGCGAGGGCGTCACGCACGTGGCCCCCGGCGACCACGTGTCGCTGTCCACACTGGCCAACTGCGGGGCGTGCGCGGACTGCGACCGGGGCCGGCCGACGATGTGCCGCAAGGCGATCGGGGCGCCCGGGCAGCCGTTCTCGCGGGGCGGCACGCCCCTCTTCCAGTTCGCCTCGAACTCCGCCTTCGCGGAGAGGACGATCGTCAGGGCCGTGCAGGCGGTGAAGATTCCGGCCGACATCCCGCTGACGTCGGCGGCGCTGATCGGCTGCGGGGTCCTGACCGGGGTGGGCGCGGTCCTCAACCGGGCCCGCGTCGACCACGGCGAGACGGTGGTCGTGATCGGCACCGGCGGCATCGGGCTCAACGTGCTCCAGGGCGCCCGGATCGCCGGCGCCACGACGATCGTGGCGGTCGACGCCAATCCGGCGAAGGAGGCGGTGGCGCGAAAGTTCGGGGCCACGCACTTCGTCGACGCGTCCGCGGTCGCCGACTCCTCGGCCGCGGTCCGCGAGATCCTGCCGACCGGCGCGGACCACGCCTTCGAATGCGTGGGCAACGTCACGCTGATCCGCCAGGCCGTGGACCTCCTCGACCGGCACGGTCAGGCGGTGCTGCTCGGCGTCCCCGGCTTCACGGAGGAGGCGTCCTTCCGCGTCTCGTCCATGTACCTCGACAAGACGATCATGGGCTGCCGGTACGGCTCCTCGCGCCCGCAGCGCGACATCGCCCTGTACGCGGAGCTCTACCGGCAGGGCCGGCTGCTGCTGGACGAGCTGGTGACCGAGGTCTACCCGGTCGAGGACTTCGCGAAGGCCGTCGACGACGCCCACCACGGGCGGGTGGCCCGCGGGGTGCTCACCTTCTGA
- a CDS encoding flavin reductase family protein — translation MGHAGMAATVVRYLRSAGSPTAASAQRDPESVDALPRPDLRAVGDDERAPVGPAEFRTVLGNFASGVTVITAPPGGEADRDRDGDGGRDGDADQETDGPAGFACQSFASLSLDPPLVTFMVARTSTTWPRIARAGVFCVNILGAEQSELCRAFAVSGADKFAGVAHTPAPVTGSPRLAAVPAWIDCRIHAVHTGGDHLIVVGRVVAMGAAGEGDPLLFHKGRFGRLAE, via the coding sequence ATGGGACACGCAGGGATGGCGGCCACCGTCGTCCGATACCTCAGGTCAGCCGGCTCCCCCACCGCCGCCTCGGCACAGCGGGACCCCGAGTCCGTCGACGCCCTCCCGCGTCCCGATCTGCGGGCCGTCGGCGACGACGAGCGCGCGCCGGTCGGTCCGGCCGAGTTCCGGACCGTCCTGGGGAACTTCGCGAGCGGTGTCACGGTCATCACCGCGCCGCCCGGTGGGGAGGCGGACCGGGACCGGGACGGGGACGGGGGCCGGGACGGGGACGCGGACCAGGAAACGGACGGGCCGGCCGGGTTCGCCTGCCAGTCCTTCGCCTCGCTGTCCCTGGACCCTCCCCTGGTCACCTTCATGGTGGCCCGCACCTCGACCACCTGGCCGCGGATCGCCCGCGCCGGGGTGTTCTGCGTCAACATCCTGGGAGCCGAGCAGAGCGAGCTGTGTCGGGCCTTCGCCGTCAGCGGCGCGGACAAGTTCGCCGGGGTGGCCCACACCCCGGCCCCCGTCACCGGGTCCCCGCGGCTCGCCGCCGTGCCCGCATGGATCGACTGCCGGATCCACGCCGTCCACACGGGCGGCGACCACCTCATCGTCGTGGGCCGGGTCGTGGCCATGGGTGCGGCAGGGGAGGGCGATCCGCTCCTCTTCCACAAGGGTCGCTTCGGCCGCCTCGCCGAGTGA
- a CDS encoding VOC family protein, whose translation MLGTDFRTGSPNWLDLGSPDTGVAAAFYGAVFGWEFVSAGPEAGGYGFFRQDGKTVAALGPLTEEGARSAWMHHFMTPDIEATTQAVRAGGGTVRTEPMDVMGEGRLAQFTDPQGAEFACWQPGNTAGFEVASAENTLVWAELHVPDPVADIAFYAGLFGWRHAEMQVPGMTYRVLSTADGDLADASFGGVAPLGEGAGGGDGGDARWVPYFHVSDVDATAARAEESGGTVLMPAADVPDVGRIGWLADPFGAVFALLRPEPRS comes from the coding sequence ATGCTCGGCACCGACTTCCGCACCGGATCACCCAACTGGCTCGACCTCGGGAGCCCCGACACCGGAGTGGCCGCCGCGTTCTACGGCGCCGTCTTCGGCTGGGAGTTCGTCTCCGCCGGACCTGAGGCCGGCGGGTACGGCTTCTTCCGGCAGGACGGCAAGACCGTCGCCGCCCTCGGACCGCTCACCGAGGAAGGCGCCCGCTCGGCCTGGATGCACCACTTCATGACCCCCGACATCGAGGCCACCACCCAGGCCGTACGGGCGGGCGGCGGGACGGTCCGGACGGAGCCCATGGACGTCATGGGAGAGGGCCGGCTGGCGCAGTTCACCGACCCGCAGGGCGCCGAGTTCGCCTGTTGGCAGCCGGGAAACACCGCTGGCTTCGAGGTCGCCTCCGCCGAGAACACGCTGGTCTGGGCGGAGCTCCACGTACCCGACCCGGTCGCCGACATCGCCTTCTACGCCGGGCTGTTCGGATGGCGCCACGCCGAGATGCAGGTTCCCGGCATGACGTACCGGGTCCTGAGCACCGCCGACGGTGACCTGGCGGACGCCTCCTTCGGCGGGGTCGCACCGCTCGGCGAGGGCGCGGGCGGCGGTGACGGCGGCGACGCCCGCTGGGTGCCCTACTTCCATGTGAGCGACGTCGACGCCACCGCCGCCCGGGCCGAGGAGAGCGGCGGGACCGTCCTGATGCCGGCCGCCGACGTACCGGACGTCGGGCGGATCGGCTGGCTCGCGGACCCCTTCGGCGCGGTGTTCGCGCTGTTGCGGCCCGAACCGCGCAGCTAG
- a CDS encoding enoyl-CoA hydratase/isomerase family protein has protein sequence MTAAPEDDVLHRTENNVSWIVLNRPEAMNAVTWDQRERVIALLAEATADPAVRAVVLTATGKGFCAGADLRGGPVTGGDRVAGDVARMIRLGAQRLITAVLDCEKPVIAAVNGTAAGIGSHLALACDLVIAAAGARFIEVFVRRGLVPDGGGAYLLPRLLGPQKAKELMFFGDAVPAAEAERLGLVNRVVPAEELEAAAREWAERLAQGPTRALAMTKQLVNASLDGDRAAALAAEAAAQEIIMTTADANEGVASFVERRAPTYRGR, from the coding sequence ATGACCGCCGCACCCGAGGACGATGTCCTCCACCGCACCGAGAACAACGTCTCGTGGATCGTCCTCAACCGCCCCGAGGCGATGAACGCCGTCACCTGGGACCAGCGCGAGCGCGTCATCGCGCTGCTCGCCGAGGCCACCGCCGACCCCGCCGTCCGGGCGGTCGTCCTGACCGCCACCGGCAAGGGCTTCTGTGCGGGTGCCGATCTGCGCGGCGGCCCCGTGACCGGCGGCGATCGCGTCGCCGGGGACGTGGCCCGCATGATCCGCCTCGGCGCGCAGCGTCTGATCACCGCGGTGCTCGACTGCGAGAAGCCGGTGATCGCCGCGGTCAACGGCACGGCCGCCGGCATCGGTTCGCACCTCGCCCTCGCCTGCGACCTCGTCATCGCCGCCGCAGGGGCCCGCTTCATCGAGGTGTTCGTGCGCCGCGGCCTGGTCCCGGACGGTGGTGGCGCGTACCTGCTGCCCCGCCTGCTCGGCCCGCAGAAGGCGAAGGAGCTGATGTTCTTCGGCGACGCCGTCCCGGCGGCCGAGGCCGAGCGGCTCGGCCTCGTGAACAGGGTGGTTCCGGCGGAGGAGCTGGAGGCGGCCGCCCGGGAATGGGCCGAGCGGCTGGCCCAGGGCCCGACCCGGGCCCTGGCCATGACCAAGCAACTGGTCAACGCCTCTCTGGACGGGGACCGGGCGGCCGCGCTGGCCGCCGAGGCCGCCGCTCAGGAGATCATCATGACCACGGCCGACGCCAACGAGGGCGTGGCGAGCTTCGTGGAGCGCCGCGCGCCCACCTACCGGGGCCGCTGA